From a single Oreochromis niloticus isolate F11D_XX linkage group LG3, O_niloticus_UMD_NMBU, whole genome shotgun sequence genomic region:
- the LOC102083228 gene encoding zinc finger protein 2 isoform X1: MSGNTADRLADMPKAEALREFVTEKLAAASREILAAVDRLVAGYEEEASGFRQEIDRQKRQLELLPHEATLNKAGSKCSRTFSPVEEEEGEKEESHENLQTADITGPSRSSPHQCETERRNLARAQNHIDLKISILEHSQTSLLFKNVLKKCPVLKLKCPRGQQEADFLNLLRSTCPQLAGDNKPFDILTLDKKRKLQPLKLETLTPEEIHRSITGWGRSTVYIRLKTQEVHQPREEDLHRLQTENMNSAVLTNDETRQQTSSLAQEIDGSKSEIASGREENEIEMGEADSEEPAADLIAGSAAEGKESFRNCNKRKEEKVEGNEKSKNELKRCDSKMQSRMSKKQKIRHPGITRTKTEKSVANLSCLVCGALHMSEVMLVKHAWSHGNDPGSVCGACGERSESVEVLKDHLQSRHKTDDCHICGESFLSALSLDEHVACHSGEKPYKCDVCHNEFALKASLEDHRKLHEEGKRHKCHICHKVFELKEQLKAHHRTHTNRKTHLCGVCGKSLCDYRSLSRHKMTHSGERPHGCKICGRRFKLPGTLRQHEKIHTNRERSYLCDICCKMFLTSAQLEIHMRIHTNEKPYHCSECGKGFSTKGPLTVHKRVHSGETPYHCPDCGWSFKRKTNLDNHLVLHSGIKPFVCGICGKACARKEYLTVHMRTHNGERPYKCTLCDKAFTQSHCLKTHMKSHQAPGSAT; encoded by the exons ATGAGCGGAAACACAGCGGACCGTTTGGCTGACATGCCTAAAGCCGAGGCACTGCGGGAGTTTGTTACAGAGAAGCTCGCCGCCGCCTCCCGGGAGATCTTAGCGGCTGTGGACAGACTGGTGGCCGGGTACGAGGAGGAGGCTTCGGGCTTCAGACAGGAGATCGACCGGCAGAAGAGACAGCTGGAGCTTCTACCGCATGAAGCCACGCTAAACAAAGCGG GATCAAAGTGCAGCAGGACCTTCAGTCCtgttgaggaagaggagggtgaGAAAGAAGAGTCTCATGAGAATCTGCAGACGGCGGACATAACCGGTCCATCAAG GTCTTCACCACACCAGTGtgagacagaaagaagaaatcTTGCCAGAGCTCAGAACCACATAGACCTCAAGAtcagcatcctggagcactctCAGACCAGCCTGCTCTTTAAAAATG TCCTGAAGAAATGTCCAGTCCTGAAGCTGAAGTGTCCGCGGGGACAGCAAGAGGCGGACTTCCTGAACCTGCTTAGATCCACCTGCCCGCAGCTGGCCGGAGACAACAAACCTTTTGACATCTTAACGTTGGACAAGAAGCGTAAATTACAACCTCTGAAACTAGAGACGCTGACGCCAGAGGAGATCCACAGAAGCATTACGGGATGGGGGCGGTCTACGGTCTACATTCGACTGAAG ACTCAAGAGGTGCATCAGCCCAGAGAAGAAGACCTTCATCGTCTTCAAACTGAAAACATGAACTCTGCTGTCTTAACTAATGATGAGACCAGACAACAGACAAG CAGCCTTGCCCAAGAGATTGACGGCAGCAAATCAGAGATTGCGTCtggcagagaagaaaatgagatAGAAATGGGAGAAGCTGATAGTGAAGAACCAGCTGCAGATCTTATAGCCGGCTCTGCAGCTGAGGGGAAAGAAAGTTTCAGGAACTGcaacaaaaggaaagaagaaaaagtagaaGGGAATGAGAAGTCCAAAAATGAACTGAAGAGATGTGATTCTAAAATGCAGTCTAGGATGtcaaaaaagcaaaagatcAGACATCCTGGCATCACTCGGACTAAGACTGAGAAAAGTGTTGCTAATCTTTCCTGCTTGGTCTGTGGAGCTCTGCACATGTCAGAAGTTATGCTTGTTAAACATGCCTGGAGTCACGGAAACGATCCAGGAAGTGTTTGCGGAGCATGTGGAGAGCGCTCAGAGTCTGTGGAGGTCTTAAAGGATCATCTTCAAAGTCGACACAAAACTGATGACTGTCACATCTGTGGAGAGTCTTTCCTTAGTGCTCTCAGCCTCGACGAGCACGTAGCCTGCCACTCAGGGGAGAAACCATACAAATGTGATGTTTGCCATAATGAATTTGCACTAAAGGCTTCCCTGGAGGATCATCGAAAACTTCACGAGGAGGGGAAGCGCCACAAATGTCACATCTGTCATAAAGTGTTTGAACTCAAAGAGCAGTTAAAGGCTCATCACAGGACTCACACCAACAGGAAGACACACCTCTGCGGTGTGTGCGGTAAATCCCTCTGCGACTACAGATCGTTATCCCGCCACAAAATGACCCATTCTGGGGAAAGACCCCACGGCTGTAAGATTTGTGGGAGGCGTTTTAAACTTCCTGGGACTCTGAGGCAACACGAGAAGAttcacacaaacagagagaggtcATATCTCTGTGACATTTGCTGCAAAATGTTCCTGACTAGTGCGCAGCTGGAGATCCACATGAGGATTCATACCAACGAAAAGCCGTATCACTGCAGCGAGTGTGGCAAGGGATTCAGCACCAAGGGCCCGTTGACCGTTCACAAGCGGGTCCACAGCGGCGAGACGCCCTACCACTGCCCAGACTGTGGCTGGTCCTTCAAACGCAAGACCAACCTAGACAACCACTTAGTGCTTCACTCAGGCATCAAGCCATTTGTGTGCGGGATTTGTGGGAAAGCTTGCGCACGAAAAGAATACTTGACTGTTCACATGAGGACCCACAATGGAGAGAGACCATACAAGTGTACCCTCTGTGACAAAGCCTTTACTCAGAGCCATTGTCTAAAAACACACATGAAGAGCCACCAGGCACCAGGATCTGCAACGTAA
- the LOC102083228 gene encoding zinc finger protein 485 isoform X2, with translation MLYIFPLFVSGSLLVRLTGQLPSLNCLPNVMFVYCMYGRQGSKCSRTFSPVEEEEGEKEESHENLQTADITGPSRSSPHQCETERRNLARAQNHIDLKISILEHSQTSLLFKNVLKKCPVLKLKCPRGQQEADFLNLLRSTCPQLAGDNKPFDILTLDKKRKLQPLKLETLTPEEIHRSITGWGRSTVYIRLKTQEVHQPREEDLHRLQTENMNSAVLTNDETRQQTSSLAQEIDGSKSEIASGREENEIEMGEADSEEPAADLIAGSAAEGKESFRNCNKRKEEKVEGNEKSKNELKRCDSKMQSRMSKKQKIRHPGITRTKTEKSVANLSCLVCGALHMSEVMLVKHAWSHGNDPGSVCGACGERSESVEVLKDHLQSRHKTDDCHICGESFLSALSLDEHVACHSGEKPYKCDVCHNEFALKASLEDHRKLHEEGKRHKCHICHKVFELKEQLKAHHRTHTNRKTHLCGVCGKSLCDYRSLSRHKMTHSGERPHGCKICGRRFKLPGTLRQHEKIHTNRERSYLCDICCKMFLTSAQLEIHMRIHTNEKPYHCSECGKGFSTKGPLTVHKRVHSGETPYHCPDCGWSFKRKTNLDNHLVLHSGIKPFVCGICGKACARKEYLTVHMRTHNGERPYKCTLCDKAFTQSHCLKTHMKSHQAPGSAT, from the exons atgttgtacATTTTTCCATTGTTCGTTTCCGGGTCGCTGCTCGTGCGGCTGACCGGCCAGCTACCTAGCCTGaactgtctccccaatgtgatgtttgtgtattgtatgtacggtcggcaag GATCAAAGTGCAGCAGGACCTTCAGTCCtgttgaggaagaggagggtgaGAAAGAAGAGTCTCATGAGAATCTGCAGACGGCGGACATAACCGGTCCATCAAG GTCTTCACCACACCAGTGtgagacagaaagaagaaatcTTGCCAGAGCTCAGAACCACATAGACCTCAAGAtcagcatcctggagcactctCAGACCAGCCTGCTCTTTAAAAATG TCCTGAAGAAATGTCCAGTCCTGAAGCTGAAGTGTCCGCGGGGACAGCAAGAGGCGGACTTCCTGAACCTGCTTAGATCCACCTGCCCGCAGCTGGCCGGAGACAACAAACCTTTTGACATCTTAACGTTGGACAAGAAGCGTAAATTACAACCTCTGAAACTAGAGACGCTGACGCCAGAGGAGATCCACAGAAGCATTACGGGATGGGGGCGGTCTACGGTCTACATTCGACTGAAG ACTCAAGAGGTGCATCAGCCCAGAGAAGAAGACCTTCATCGTCTTCAAACTGAAAACATGAACTCTGCTGTCTTAACTAATGATGAGACCAGACAACAGACAAG CAGCCTTGCCCAAGAGATTGACGGCAGCAAATCAGAGATTGCGTCtggcagagaagaaaatgagatAGAAATGGGAGAAGCTGATAGTGAAGAACCAGCTGCAGATCTTATAGCCGGCTCTGCAGCTGAGGGGAAAGAAAGTTTCAGGAACTGcaacaaaaggaaagaagaaaaagtagaaGGGAATGAGAAGTCCAAAAATGAACTGAAGAGATGTGATTCTAAAATGCAGTCTAGGATGtcaaaaaagcaaaagatcAGACATCCTGGCATCACTCGGACTAAGACTGAGAAAAGTGTTGCTAATCTTTCCTGCTTGGTCTGTGGAGCTCTGCACATGTCAGAAGTTATGCTTGTTAAACATGCCTGGAGTCACGGAAACGATCCAGGAAGTGTTTGCGGAGCATGTGGAGAGCGCTCAGAGTCTGTGGAGGTCTTAAAGGATCATCTTCAAAGTCGACACAAAACTGATGACTGTCACATCTGTGGAGAGTCTTTCCTTAGTGCTCTCAGCCTCGACGAGCACGTAGCCTGCCACTCAGGGGAGAAACCATACAAATGTGATGTTTGCCATAATGAATTTGCACTAAAGGCTTCCCTGGAGGATCATCGAAAACTTCACGAGGAGGGGAAGCGCCACAAATGTCACATCTGTCATAAAGTGTTTGAACTCAAAGAGCAGTTAAAGGCTCATCACAGGACTCACACCAACAGGAAGACACACCTCTGCGGTGTGTGCGGTAAATCCCTCTGCGACTACAGATCGTTATCCCGCCACAAAATGACCCATTCTGGGGAAAGACCCCACGGCTGTAAGATTTGTGGGAGGCGTTTTAAACTTCCTGGGACTCTGAGGCAACACGAGAAGAttcacacaaacagagagaggtcATATCTCTGTGACATTTGCTGCAAAATGTTCCTGACTAGTGCGCAGCTGGAGATCCACATGAGGATTCATACCAACGAAAAGCCGTATCACTGCAGCGAGTGTGGCAAGGGATTCAGCACCAAGGGCCCGTTGACCGTTCACAAGCGGGTCCACAGCGGCGAGACGCCCTACCACTGCCCAGACTGTGGCTGGTCCTTCAAACGCAAGACCAACCTAGACAACCACTTAGTGCTTCACTCAGGCATCAAGCCATTTGTGTGCGGGATTTGTGGGAAAGCTTGCGCACGAAAAGAATACTTGACTGTTCACATGAGGACCCACAATGGAGAGAGACCATACAAGTGTACCCTCTGTGACAAAGCCTTTACTCAGAGCCATTGTCTAAAAACACACATGAAGAGCCACCAGGCACCAGGATCTGCAACGTAA
- the LOC102083330 gene encoding Fc receptor-like protein 5, whose translation MGQMSLRLLFLTSLICCTTNQARLTVSPSSSQLFYGDFVSLSCEEDDSSAGWTLRRNTTFETRTQCGDGWGTPAGSSCNISYVDPLDSGVYWCESREKATSKSIHLTVSGGSVILQSPVLPVMEGDDVTLLCKTKTTPSNLPAAFYKDGSLIRKQPTGHMTIQHVSRSDEGLYKCDISGHGQSPSSWITVTGELKITASAPDSPLSPEPTSPQLVFILIWYLMVFCPYFISTLLLVSLYRHRTTGQMLKSHAQPKHGFDNNYDDGIHAVTTEHHF comes from the exons ATGGGTCAAATGTCTCTACGACTCCTCT TTCTGACCTCACTGAtctgctgcacaacaaaccaag ctcgtctgactgtgagtcccagcagctctcagctgTTCTacggagactttgtgtctctgagctgtgaggaggacgacagctctgctggatggactctgaggagaaacacaacctTTGAAACcaggactcagtgtggagatgggtggggaaCACCAGCTGGCTCGTCCTGTAACATCAGTTACGTTGACCCGCTGGACAGCGgggtttactggtgtgagtccagagagaaAGCAACAAGCAAGAGCATCCACCTGACAGTCAGTG gtggatcagtgatcctgcagagtcctgtcctccctgtgatggagggagatgacgtcactctgctctgtaaaacaaagaccactccctccaacctcccagctgctttctataaagatggctccctcatcaggaagcagcctacaggtcacatgaccatccagcatgtttccaggtctgatgaaggcctctacaagtgtgacatcagcggtcatggacagtctccatccagctggatcactgtcacag GTGAACTTAAAATAACTGCATCTGCTCCTGACTCACCTCTTTCACCTGAGCCCACCTCCCCCCAACTTGTGTTCATACTGATATGGTACCTCATGGTGTTCTGTCCGTACTTCATCTCCACTCTCCTCTTGGTTTCTTTATATCGACACAGAACCACAG GTCAGATGCTAAAGTCTCATGCCCAGCCTAAGCATGGATTTGACAACAATTATGATGATGGCATCCATGCTGTCACCACAGAGCATCACTTTTGA